The following DNA comes from Candidatus Binatia bacterium.
GTCCCCGCGCAGCGCGGAACGGACACGGTCCAGGACCTCGGTCACGAGAACGTCGAGCGGAAGGCAGGCGAGGGCGGGATCGGTGACGCGGTCGAACGCGAGAATGGAATCGTGCGGCCGGTCGGACGGAGCGTCCGTCTGGGGCGGATCCCCTTCCGGCTCGGCGGCGACCGGCGACGGCGCTCTCTCGGGCGGGATGAGGGGCGGCGTCACCTCGCGGGCGAGCCCGACGATCCGCGTCGGCTGCTCGGGGTCGTCGCCGAGGACGAAGGCGCGATCGAGGAGCAGCGCATAGCTGCCGTCCTTGCGCCGGAAGCGATAGAGCATCACCAGCTCGCGCCGCTCGCCGACCAGGGCGGCGTCGATGGCCGCGAGCACCGACGCCCGGTCCTCGGGGTGGATGCGCTCCTTCCACCACGCGGGATCGGAGCCGGTCTCCCCCGGGCCGTAGCCGGTGATCGCCAGCATGGCGCCGCCCCGCTGGATCCGGCCGCTCTCGAGGTCCCACTCCCAGGCGGTTTCCCCCGCGGCATGGCTCACCAGGCCGCGGGTCTCGGCGAAGCGCGGCGCTATGGAGCGGCCGGCGTCCCTCCGGGCGCGGGCGAGGTCGCGGGGGTGTTGCTGTTCCAGATATCGCGATAGATCTTCCATCCAGCCTCGCCGTGCTTCCAGACCACGATGTATTTGCCCGTTTCCGCGGTCTTGCCGTCGTTCCCCGTCATCGTATACCGCCCGGTCTCCCAGGCGGAGTCTTCGCCAACGCCGACGTCGCCCGTCTGCAGCGTGACGCCCGCGAAGGGAAGCGCGAGAACGCTCTGCCACATCGTCACGATCGCCTCGCGCCCATCGAGCGGCGGAGCCCCCGGCGGGAGCACCTGGCCGTCTTCGGCGTACAGGAGCCCGATCGCGGCGGCATCCCGGCGCGCGAACGCATCCATGAACTGCTTGTTCGAGGCCTCGATCTCCGAGCGGACCTCGGTGGCGCTCTCCTGCTTGGCTGCAGGCGCGCATCCCGCGAACGAAGCCAGAACGACCGCCAGGACGCACAGGACGCGGCGCCGGGCGGACAAAACCCTCCCGCGAACGTTCAGCGGAACCATGAAGACCCCCCGGTTCGTGTCCGTGAAACGCTCCGCCCCGGACTCAGTTCCGGGTCCCAAAACCCTACCACAAAACGGGGTACGAACGCTCAGGGAGAGAGAAGGAGGAGGACGGCCATGATCCCGCCGAGCAGGGCGAGACCGACCAGGAACTGCAGGCTGCGTCCCGGAAACGGGTGCGCCGCGGTGCGTCTCAGGCGGCTCCCGAGACTTCCCGCGGCGGTGTCGGCGTGCCGGCCGCGGGCGCGGCCTCCGGCTCTTCGACGATCCACCGCACCGATTTCGAGCACGGACAGACCCCGCCGACCCGCTTCAAGGAGGGCATCCGCCTGCTCGCCTGCTCGGGCGCGACCGTGCCGGCCGCCACGTCGCGCAGGGTCGCGACGTACACGCTCATGTCGCGGCTGGCCAGGTACGGCTCCGGCAGATGCTCCTTCAAATGGGCGAGATAGGCGTCCACGGTGTCGAACGCTTCGCCTCGCGTCCCGATCATCGTCCATGCGGGTTCCCCCTTCCTGCGAAAGAATCGTGGATCGGGAAGATCGAGGAGGTCGTGGCTCGCGATACCCTTCTCGCGACCGCCGCCCTTGTGGAGGCGGGCGACCAGGGTCTCGGCCTGCTCGGGGGAGAGCTCGGGAGACCGGGCGCGCGCGTAGCGCTGGTTCAAGTCCGCGATCATTTTCCGGCACTCGTCGTAGTACTGCGACTGCGCCTCGGCGTTCTTCATGTTCTTGAACCCGAAACGGACGTTGGAGTCGCCGCCTTTTTCGTGCCCGAACATCTCGAGGCCCCGGGGAAGCCATTTGTTGAAGGCCTTCTGGATGGAGGCCATCGTCACCAGCTCGTTGCCCTGCGCGGCCCGCTGCACCCAGCGGCGCAGCGGGATGACGCCCGCCGCGAGGTGGAAGGCCTCCTCGCGGAGCATCGGCGGCATCGACTGGGCGAACGGCTTGTACGAGCA
Coding sequences within:
- a CDS encoding Phenylacetic acid catabolic protein, producing MNVEQTTLPKKFHDAVLHWQRHNFPDYDLLPKYWEKYFPNEPEFCLCAKMELGMTDTIEVGDRKGERRMLAPSEMGEDAAGHLLAIIRAQASTEFGSIQQHEATLARAQDDEDRFWVLRVMAEELRHGYQMFHMLTSQDWSSVSSQRAEEMIEEILSMRTGSHVLDAFNLDYDSFVDNVVFAAVIDRVGKYQLSMQRVCSYKPFAQSMPPMLREEAFHLAAGVIPLRRWVQRAAQGNELVTMASIQKAFNKWLPRGLEMFGHEKGGDSNVRFGFKNMKNAEAQSQYYDECRKMIADLNQRYARARSPELSPEQAETLVARLHKGGGREKGIASHDLLDLPDPRFFRRKGEPAWTMIGTRGEAFDTVDAYLAHLKEHLPEPYLASRDMSVYVATLRDVAAGTVAPEQASRRMPSLKRVGGVCPCSKSVRWIVEEPEAAPAAGTPTPPREVSGAA
- a CDS encoding SgcJ/EcaC family oxidoreductase, which produces MVPLNVRGRVLSARRRVLCVLAVVLASFAGCAPAAKQESATEVRSEIEASNKQFMDAFARRDAAAIGLLYAEDGQVLPPGAPPLDGREAIVTMWQSVLALPFAGVTLQTGDVGVGEDSAWETGRYTMTGNDGKTAETGKYIVVWKHGEAGWKIYRDIWNSNTPATSPAPGGTPAAP